The genomic region AGCAACTGCCCGGCTACGAAATCCGCCAGATCCTCGGTGAGGTGGTGTCATCGATGGCCAGGACGCGCAACCCGTACCGCGAGGGGGTCAAGAACCTGCGCGGTGGCGCGTACGACCCGATGGCGCCCGACAACCTCACCCGCTGGCGTACCGACTCGGTGTCCCGTCTCGGCGAGGAAGCCCTGCGGCTCGGCGCGAACGCGGTGATCGGCATGCGCTTCGACAGCCGGGACTGCGGCGAGATGTGGATGGAGATCTGCGCGTACGGCACAGCGGTGATCGCCGTACCCACGATGGCCGAGGTCATGCCGGCCGACCAGCCTGCGGTCGCCGCGGACACCGCGCACGACCCGGGCTTCGCGGAGTCCCTCGGCGGCATCGCCGAACCCGCGAGCGCCCCGAACCTCCGCACAGCCGCCGAAACCCCAACCCGCGAGTAACGCCCACCCACGCCCACCCCGAAGCGGTGATGCCGGAGGTTAGAGGATCGGCGGCGGGGAATAGGTTGCGGCGTTCGGGTGGGTTTCTACCACCTTGGTGATGCGGCGGGTCAGTGCTGCCACCTGGGCGGGGGCGGCACCCACGAAGGCCGTGCGGTCGGCTACCAGGGTGTCGATGTCGGCGCGGGACAGGCCGAGGCGACCGTCGGCGGCCAGCCTGTCGAACAGGTCGTTCTCCGGAGCGCCCTTCTCGCGCATGGCCAGCGCCACCGCTACGGCGTGCTCCTTGATCACCTCGTGCGCGACCTCACGACCAACGCCCCGCCGGACCGCCGCCACCAGGATCTTCGTGGTGGCCAGGAACGGCAGGAACCGCTCCAACTCCCGGTTGATCACCGCCGGGTATGCGCCGAACTCGTCGAGCACGGTGAGGAACGTCTGGAACAGCCCGTCGGCGGCGAAGAACGCGTCCGGCAGGGCCACCCGGCGGACCACCGAGCAGGACACGTCCCCCTCGTTCCACTGGTCACCGGCCAGCTCGCCGACCATCGACAGGTAACCCCGGATGATCACCGCGAAGCCGTTCACCCGCTCCGACGAGCGGGTGTTCATCTTGTGCGGCATCGCGCTGGAGCCGACCTGGCCCGGCTTGAAGCCCTCGGTGACCAGCTCCTGGCCGACCATCAGCCGGATCGTGGTGGCCAGCGACGACGGCGCGGCGGCGGTCTGCGCCAGCGCGGCAAGCACGTCGAAGTCGAGCGAGCGCGGGTAGACCTGCCCGACGCTGTCCAGTACGCGGGAGAAGCCCAGGTGCTCGGCGACCCGCCGCTCCAACTCGGCGACCTTGTCGGCGTCGCCGTCGAAGAGGTCGAGCTGGTCGGCTGCCGTGCCGACCGGCCCCTTGATCCCGCGCAGCGGGTAGCGGGCGATCAGCTCCTCCAGCCGCTCGTACGCGATCAGCAGCTCCTCCGCCGCCGAGGCGAACCGCTTGCCAAGCGTGGTGGCCTGCGCGGCGACGTTGTGCGAACGGCCGGTCATGACGAGCTCGGAGTGCTCGTGGGCCAGCCACGCCAGCCGGGCGAGGGTGGCCACCACCCGGTCCCGGATCAGCTCCAGCGAGGCGCGCACCTGCAACTGCTCGACGTTCTCGGTGAGATCCCGCGAGGTCATGCCCTTGTGCACGTGCTCGTGCCCGGCGAGCGCGCTGAACTCCTCGATCCGGGCTTTCACGTCGTGCCGCGTGACCCGCTCCCGCTCGGCGATCGAGGCGAGGTCGACCTGGTCGAGCACCCGCTCGTACGCCTCGACCACACCGTCGGGCACCGGCACGCCCAGGTCGCGCTGGGCGCGGAGCACGGCGAGCCAGAGTCGCCGCTCCATCCGGACCTTCTCCTCCGGCGACCAGAGGGCGACAAGCTCGGGTGAGGCGTAACGGTTGGCGAGCACGTTCGGGATCGTCGTCACGTACCTCATTCTCGCCTACCCCACGACGGGCGACCTGGTCGGGCACGGCTTCGCGGCATCCCGGCGGCGAGGACGGCCCCTGCCCGCTACAGCCCGGCCGTGGGCGGGCTGTAGCGGAGGCCGGGCGCTAGGACTGCCGCGGGTCCCGTTCCGTGACGTCGTTCTGGTCGGTC from Micromonospora profundi harbors:
- a CDS encoding YbjQ family protein; its protein translation is MVGSVPAVRAASFCSIRSGEQCTRSGRPTPDSIGTVLVVTTEQLPGYEIRQILGEVVSSMARTRNPYREGVKNLRGGAYDPMAPDNLTRWRTDSVSRLGEEALRLGANAVIGMRFDSRDCGEMWMEICAYGTAVIAVPTMAEVMPADQPAVAADTAHDPGFAESLGGIAEPASAPNLRTAAETPTRE
- the purB gene encoding adenylosuccinate lyase: MTTIPNVLANRYASPELVALWSPEEKVRMERRLWLAVLRAQRDLGVPVPDGVVEAYERVLDQVDLASIAERERVTRHDVKARIEEFSALAGHEHVHKGMTSRDLTENVEQLQVRASLELIRDRVVATLARLAWLAHEHSELVMTGRSHNVAAQATTLGKRFASAAEELLIAYERLEELIARYPLRGIKGPVGTAADQLDLFDGDADKVAELERRVAEHLGFSRVLDSVGQVYPRSLDFDVLAALAQTAAAPSSLATTIRLMVGQELVTEGFKPGQVGSSAMPHKMNTRSSERVNGFAVIIRGYLSMVGELAGDQWNEGDVSCSVVRRVALPDAFFAADGLFQTFLTVLDEFGAYPAVINRELERFLPFLATTKILVAAVRRGVGREVAHEVIKEHAVAVALAMREKGAPENDLFDRLAADGRLGLSRADIDTLVADRTAFVGAAPAQVAALTRRITKVVETHPNAATYSPPPIL